One stretch of Alphaproteobacteria bacterium DNA includes these proteins:
- a CDS encoding UDP-N-acetylmuramoyl-L-alanyl-D-glutamate--2,6-diaminopimelate ligase: MKKLLDLLNVLESYFIYKNDDVLSSVSIAGIAIDSREDVEGKLFVAEKGFKFDGVKFVEGAIKDGAVAVIVQEGSEEKLVKEAIELIENKKVPLIVVPNTSIAVSEICNEFYDVKPKYICGITGTNGKTTIVDFTRQIWSELGVKAASMGTIGLQVSFDSPKIRELIEFVDGKGLTTLDVVSTHYVLSELKKEGVDYVAMETSSNGLEQRRCDLPFVAGGFSSFEIDHLDFHDGIEGYFSSKKILFNHLIVDGGFAVVNNDMNDFAGISVVEDLIKVSKERGLNLVRYGKTGEDVKILFEEVRDGKIYSAISFFGKEFDLVFPMNNHYMFLSALNAAIFAYATLGKGRLDDIVFALENLKDVNGRFEFVGNAKSGASIYVDYAHNGEAIRNILQEAKDKVAGENGKVISVIGGAGEKPKERLQELAKYSVEYSDVAVLTTDSPRSENPNDIVKKMLEISPSAVGIINRIVAVGKAIELSGNDDVIVICGKGHEKTISLAGKDYYISDKQIVEYLLEGKADDNLKAEMEEYNSVIG, encoded by the coding sequence GTGAAGAAATTATTAGATCTATTAAATGTTTTGGAAAGTTACTTTATTTATAAAAATGATGATGTTTTGTCTTCTGTTAGTATAGCTGGAATAGCTATAGATTCTAGGGAAGATGTTGAGGGGAAGTTATTTGTAGCTGAAAAAGGTTTTAAGTTTGATGGTGTTAAATTTGTTGAGGGTGCTATAAAGGATGGTGCCGTTGCGGTTATAGTTCAAGAAGGCTCCGAAGAAAAATTAGTTAAAGAAGCTATAGAATTAATAGAGAATAAAAAAGTTCCTTTGATTGTTGTTCCTAATACTTCTATTGCAGTTTCTGAAATTTGTAATGAGTTTTATGATGTAAAGCCTAAATATATTTGTGGGATAACAGGTACTAATGGTAAGACAACAATTGTTGATTTCACTAGGCAAATTTGGAGTGAGTTGGGAGTTAAAGCGGCTTCTATGGGAACTATTGGTTTGCAAGTTTCTTTTGATTCGCCAAAGATTCGTGAGCTTATTGAGTTTGTAGATGGTAAAGGTTTGACTACTTTAGATGTGGTTTCAACGCATTATGTTTTATCTGAATTAAAGAAGGAGGGCGTTGATTATGTAGCAATGGAGACTTCTTCTAATGGATTGGAGCAAAGAAGGTGTGATTTGCCTTTTGTGGCAGGAGGTTTTTCTTCTTTTGAAATAGATCATTTAGATTTCCATGATGGTATAGAAGGTTACTTTTCTTCTAAGAAAATTTTATTCAATCATCTTATTGTTGATGGTGGTTTTGCTGTAGTTAATAATGATATGAATGATTTTGCAGGAATCTCTGTTGTTGAAGATTTGATTAAGGTTTCTAAAGAAAGAGGCTTAAATCTTGTTAGGTATGGAAAAACTGGTGAAGATGTAAAGATTCTTTTTGAAGAAGTTAGAGATGGTAAGATTTATTCAGCTATTTCATTTTTTGGAAAAGAATTTGATTTGGTGTTTCCTATGAATAATCATTATATGTTTTTATCTGCATTGAATGCTGCAATATTTGCTTATGCTACTTTAGGAAAGGGGAGGCTAGATGATATAGTTTTCGCTTTGGAAAATTTAAAAGATGTTAATGGCAGATTTGAATTTGTTGGAAATGCTAAGAGCGGTGCTAGTATTTATGTTGATTATGCTCATAATGGTGAGGCTATAAGAAATATTTTACAGGAGGCTAAGGATAAGGTTGCTGGTGAAAATGGAAAGGTTATTTCTGTTATAGGTGGTGCTGGTGAAAAGCCTAAGGAAAGATTGCAAGAGCTGGCGAAGTATTCAGTTGAATATTCAGATGTTGCAGTTCTTACAACAGATTCTCCTAGAAGCGAAAATCCTAATGATATAGTTAAAAAGATGTTGGAAATTTCTCCGTCGGCTGTTGGTATTATTAATAGAATAGTTGCTGTTGGTAAGGCCATAGAATTATCAGGTAATGATGATGTAATTGTTATTTGTGGTAAAGGTCATGAGAAAACTATATCTTTAGCTGGTAAGGATTATTATATTTCTGATAAGCAAATAGTTGAGTATTTGTTGGAAGGTAAGGCTGATGATAATTTGAAAGCTGAGATGGAAGAATATAACTCTGTTATAGGTTAA
- the lspA gene encoding signal peptidase II — MKTLEFLKKYKLYITIIIIGIIIDALTKTYMVSKATGLWMLTGDPNSISPDGILFQPPITSFFNLSLVFNKGVSFSMLTNHSELGRWLLFFMSIVITIFLVLIFKEEKNKTNRILIALAISGALGNAIDRLRFGAVVDFLDFHAYGHHWPSFNIADMLIVIGIGILVTRQIIKKDNIEK, encoded by the coding sequence ATGAAAACTTTAGAATTTTTAAAAAAATATAAACTATATATAACAATAATAATTATTGGAATAATAATTGATGCTTTAACAAAAACATATATGGTTTCAAAAGCAACTGGATTATGGATGTTAACTGGAGATCCAAACTCAATATCTCCAGACGGAATTCTATTTCAACCTCCAATCACTAGCTTTTTTAATCTTAGCTTAGTATTCAACAAAGGCGTCTCATTTTCTATGCTAACAAATCACTCTGAACTTGGAAGATGGTTACTATTTTTCATGAGTATAGTTATAACTATATTTTTAGTTTTAATCTTTAAAGAAGAAAAAAATAAAACAAATAGAATCTTAATAGCATTAGCAATAAGTGGAGCATTAGGAAACGCAATAGACAGACTTCGTTTCGGAGCAGTAGTTGATTTCTTAGACTTCCATGCATATGGGCACCATTGGCCATCATTCAATATTGCCGACATGCTTATAGTTATCGGTATCGGAATTCTTGTAACAAGACAAATAATTAAAAAAGATAATATTGAAAAATAA
- a CDS encoding cation:proton antiporter yields MELLISLLLIILICVVVSISIAKLLGFGTILGFLISGMIVGPFGMGLVNDQHTIELLGEFGIIFLLFLIGVEMKPSKLWNYRKWVFGLGGLQVLSLSIIFGTLAILIGFSIEASILLGLALSLSSTAIDLQILNESKDIEKSYGQKALSILLFQDIMAIPILALIPILSSATSNNPTSITSNILPIIAVFATIIFGKFLMGKILHFVAKTKSREAFSAVCLTLVLFLAWMTNLIGLPMAMGGFIAGIMMSESNFRHQVQNNIEPFKLLLLGFFFISIGMGVDFAIINSNLNSILKMLTAIMLIKFVMIYLVCKCFNINRKNSLQTSIILSQVGEFALVVLSLASKPDAKIINVYDSHLLILIVSMSMFLTPIIFKITKTIIDKLSMKDKSLEDIKPNSHSADVILLGYGRVGMTISKMLEEMNITYTGLDTDPDVVHKAKKLDKPIYFGDTASPEVLEAVGAHSAKIAIVALSGTKEIRHCVQILKENFPNLKIYARAKNHLDSHILKHHGATEAIPETTESSLQMGSSILNMLGVDKDIIHEMISNLKTDNYKKLNHIIGLSEKEIEKEMKRHDINLTKIKKA; encoded by the coding sequence ATGGAACTTTTAATTTCACTACTACTAATAATATTAATATGTGTAGTTGTATCTATATCTATAGCAAAACTTTTAGGATTCGGAACCATTCTTGGATTCCTAATATCTGGTATGATAGTTGGTCCATTTGGTATGGGATTAGTAAATGATCAACACACCATCGAACTACTAGGTGAATTCGGAATTATATTTCTACTATTCCTAATAGGTGTTGAAATGAAACCTTCAAAACTTTGGAACTATAGAAAATGGGTTTTCGGACTAGGAGGGCTTCAAGTTCTATCTCTTTCAATAATTTTTGGAACACTTGCAATATTAATTGGTTTCTCAATAGAGGCTTCTATCCTATTGGGACTAGCCCTTTCACTTTCTTCAACTGCAATAGATTTGCAAATTCTAAACGAAAGCAAAGATATAGAAAAATCATATGGACAAAAAGCTCTTTCAATACTTCTATTCCAAGATATTATGGCTATACCAATTCTAGCTCTAATACCTATATTATCATCTGCAACATCTAACAACCCCACATCTATAACAAGTAATATACTTCCAATAATAGCTGTATTTGCCACAATAATATTTGGTAAATTCCTAATGGGAAAAATATTACACTTCGTTGCTAAAACAAAATCAAGAGAAGCGTTCTCTGCAGTATGCTTAACATTAGTATTATTTCTAGCTTGGATGACAAATCTAATTGGACTTCCTATGGCTATGGGAGGTTTCATTGCTGGAATAATGATGTCAGAATCTAACTTCAGACATCAAGTACAAAATAATATAGAACCTTTCAAACTTCTTCTACTTGGATTTTTCTTTATAAGTATTGGTATGGGAGTAGATTTTGCAATTATAAATAGTAACTTAAATAGCATTTTAAAAATGCTTACAGCAATAATGCTTATAAAATTCGTAATGATTTATCTTGTTTGCAAATGCTTTAACATTAATAGAAAAAACAGCTTACAAACATCTATAATACTATCCCAAGTTGGAGAATTCGCACTTGTTGTTCTTAGCCTTGCTAGCAAACCAGATGCCAAAATAATAAACGTATATGACTCACATCTATTAATATTAATAGTATCTATGTCTATGTTCCTAACTCCAATAATATTTAAAATAACAAAAACCATAATAGATAAACTATCTATGAAAGATAAGAGTTTAGAAGATATTAAACCTAACAGCCATTCAGCAGATGTAATATTATTAGGATACGGAAGAGTTGGTATGACTATTTCGAAAATGCTTGAAGAAATGAATATAACATATACCGGTCTAGACACTGACCCAGACGTCGTTCATAAAGCCAAAAAATTAGATAAACCAATATACTTCGGAGACACTGCATCTCCTGAAGTTCTAGAAGCCGTTGGAGCCCACTCTGCAAAAATAGCAATCGTAGCATTAAGTGGAACAAAAGAAATAAGACACTGTGTTCAAATATTAAAAGAGAACTTCCCTAATCTAAAAATATACGCTAGGGCAAAAAACCATTTAGATAGCCACATCTTAAAACACCATGGGGCAACTGAAGCGATTCCTGAAACAACAGAATCTTCTTTACAAATGGGCAGTTCTATTCTAAATATGTTAGGCGTTGATAAAGATATAATCCACGAAATGATTAGTAATCTAAAAACAGATAATTACAAAAAACTAAATCACATTATCGGTCTTTCTGAAAAAGAAATAGAAAAAGAAATGAAAAGACACGATATAAATTTAACAAAAATTAAGAAAGCATAA
- the tuf gene encoding elongation factor Tu, producing the protein MAKEKFERGLPHVNIGTIGHVDHGKTTTTAAIVKYFNPDSGMTIDKIDGAPEERTRGITINTAHVEYQTETRHYAHVDCPGHADYVKNMITGAAQMDGAILVVSAADGPMPQTREHILLARQVGLSSMVVFLNKVDQVEDEELLELVEMEIRELLSSYEFDGDNVTIVRGSALAAVEGNKPEIGEEAIKALMAAVDKDIPTPARPTDKPFLMPIEDVFSITGRGTVVTGRIETGVLNVNEEVEIIGLKDTVKTTVTGIEMFRKLLDKGEAGDNAGVLLRGIKKEDVERGQVLALPGSITPHTEFECECYILTKDEGGRHTPFFSNYRPQFYFRTTDVTGEVVLPAGTEMVMPGDNIKMTVKLIAPIAMDEGLRFAIREGGRTVGAGVVAKIIK; encoded by the coding sequence ATGGCTAAAGAAAAATTTGAGAGAGGTTTACCTCACGTAAATATCGGTACTATCGGTCACGTGGATCACGGTAAAACTACTACAACTGCTGCTATCGTTAAATACTTCAACCCTGATTCAGGTATGACTATCGACAAAATCGACGGTGCTCCAGAAGAAAGAACTAGAGGTATCACAATCAATACAGCTCACGTTGAATACCAAACTGAAACTAGACACTATGCTCACGTTGACTGTCCAGGTCACGCCGACTATGTTAAAAACATGATCACTGGTGCTGCACAAATGGACGGAGCTATCTTAGTAGTATCTGCTGCTGATGGTCCAATGCCTCAAACTAGAGAGCACATCCTACTAGCAAGACAAGTTGGTTTATCTAGCATGGTTGTTTTCTTAAACAAAGTAGACCAAGTTGAAGATGAAGAATTACTAGAATTAGTTGAAATGGAAATCAGAGAACTATTATCTTCTTACGAATTTGATGGTGACAACGTAACAATCGTTAGAGGTTCTGCGTTAGCTGCTGTTGAAGGTAATAAACCTGAAATTGGTGAAGAAGCTATTAAAGCATTAATGGCAGCTGTGGATAAAGATATCCCAACTCCAGCTAGACCAACTGACAAACCATTCCTAATGCCAATTGAAGATGTATTCTCTATTACTGGTAGAGGTACTGTTGTTACTGGTAGAATTGAAACTGGTGTTCTTAACGTGAACGAAGAAGTTGAAATCATTGGTCTTAAAGACACTGTTAAAACTACTGTAACTGGTATTGAAATGTTCAGAAAGCTTCTTGATAAAGGTGAAGCTGGTGATAACGCTGGTGTTCTTTTAAGAGGTATTAAAAAAGAAGATGTTGAAAGAGGTCAAGTATTAGCTCTACCTGGTTCAATCACTCCTCATACTGAATTTGAATGTGAATGCTATATCTTAACTAAAGATGAAGGTGGAAGACACACTCCTTTCTTCTCTAACTATAGACCACAATTCTATTTCAGAACTACTGACGTTACTGGTGAAGTTGTACTTCCTGCAGGAACTGAAATGGTAATGCCTGGTGATAACATCAAAATGACTGTTAAACTAATTGCTCCAATCGCTATGGACGAAGGTCTAAGATTTGCGATCAGAGAAGGTGGTAGAACTGTTGGTGCTGGTGTTGTAGCTAAGATTATCAAATAG